A stretch of the Vitis vinifera cultivar Pinot Noir 40024 chromosome 16, ASM3070453v1 genome encodes the following:
- the LOC100247304 gene encoding uncharacterized protein LOC100247304 isoform X2, translating to MEQKQILLSALSLGIGVSVGLTLASGQTMSRWTGLLNCSAGAITEAQLEHELRGQVVDGKESKITFEEFPYILSKQTRGLLTSAAHVHLRLSDFSKHTQKLMPAGRAILLSGPAELYQRALAKALAQFFEAKLLLLDVNDFSLKMQSKYGCPRKEYSSKKSIPETTLKQISGFLGSFSILPQREETKAHIKCTSSWAFDEKHLLQSLYKVLVSVSETCSMILYIRDVDKLLLQSDRFYKLFRKMLDKLSGSVLILGSRMLDPDDEDNEMDERVSLLFPCNIEIEKPEDETHLDRWEAQLKEETKVIQFQDNKNYMAKVLAANDLDCDDLGSICYADPEILSDYTEEIVISAISYHLLNNKDPEYRNGKLVISSKSLSHGLSLFQEDAPNAESKVFPRCNEFESRIRPEVIPPNRIGVTFDDIGALDDIKESLEELVMFPLQRPEIFKGGLLKPCRGILLFGPPGTGKTMLAKAMANEAGASFINVSMSTITSKWFGEDEKNVRALFTLAAKISPTIIFVDEVDSMLGQRLEFGEDCSMRKIKNEFMTHWDGLLTKAGERVLVLAATNRPFDLDEAIIRRFDHRIMVGLPSVESREMILKTLLAKEQAEDLDFKELATMTEGYTGSDLKQLIVL from the exons AtggaacagaagcaaatcttGCTGTCTGCTCTGAGCCTCGGGATCGGTGTTTCGGTTGGCCTTACTTTGGCCTCTGGACAGACAATGAGCCGATGGACCGGGCTGCTGAACTGCTCGGCGGGCGCAATTACAGAAGCGCAGCTTGAGCATGAGCTACGGGGACAGGTTGTGGATGGAAAGGAAAGCAAGATCACATTTGAGGAGTTTCCTTATATCCTCAG TAAGCAGACACGAGGATTACTGACAAGTGCTGCACATGTTCATCTAAGGCTCTCTGACTTTTCTAAGCACACCCAGAAACTTATGCCTGCAGGCAGGGCTATTTTGCTCTCAGGACCTGCTG AACTTTATCAGCGAGCACTCGCCAAAGCTTTAGCACAATTCTTTGAAGCAAAGTTGCTGCTGTTGGATGTTAATGACTTTTCTCTAAAG ATGCAGAGCAAATATGGTTGTCCCAGAAAAGAATAT TCTTCCAAGAAGTCCATCCCAGAGACGACATTGAAGCAAATCTCTGGGTTTCTTGGCTCTTTCTCAATCCTTCCCCAAAGAGAAGAAACCAAAG CTCATATCAAGTGCACAAGCAGCTGGGCTTTTGATGAGAAACATCTTTTGCAGTCGCTTTACAAG GTCTTGGTTTCAGTATCGGAAACATGTTCCATGATTTTATACATCAGGGATGTTGACAAGCTTCTTCTGCAATCAGATAGATTTTACAAATTGTTCCGGAAAATGTTGGACAAATTATCGGGATCAGTTCTGATACTTGGTTCCCGCATGTTAGACCCTGATGATGAGGATAATGAAATGGATGAAAGGGTGAGTCTTTTATTCCCTTGCAATATTGAAATCGAGAAACCTGAGGATGAGACTCATCTTGATAGATGGGAAGCCCAACTGAAAGAGGAGACAAAGGTGATCCAGTTTCAGGACAACAAAAATTATATGGCTAAGGTGCTTGCAGCAAATGATCTTGACTGTGATGATTTGGGTTCAATCTGCTATGCAGACCCTGAAATTCTAAGTGATTACACAGAAGAGATTGTAATATCTGCAATATCTTATCATTTGTTGAATAACAAAGATCCAGAATACCGAAACGGAAAGCTTGTCATATCTTCTAAGAG TTTGTCTCATGGATTGAGTTTATTCCAGGAAGACGCACCAAATGCTGAATCTAAG GTATTTCCACGTTGCAATGAATTTGAGAGTCGTATAAGGCCAGAGGTTATCCCACCAAATCGGATAGGAGTGACATTTGATGACATCGGTGCCTTGGATGACATTAAAGAATCACTGGAGGAGTTGGTCATGTTCCCTCTTCAAAGACCAGAGATCTTCAAGGGTGGGCTTCTTAAGCCTTGCAGGGGGATACTACTCTTCGGGCCTCCTGGTACTGGAAAAACGATGCTGGCAAAGGCTATGGCCAATGAAGCTGGAGCAAGCTTCATCAATGTCTCAATGTCCACCATCACTTCAAAATGGTTTGGTGAAGATGAGAAGAATGTTCGAGCTCTGTTCACACTTGCGGCAAAGATCTCCCCAACTATTATTTTTGTGGATGAGGTTGATAGCATGCTTGGGCAGCGACTTGAATTTGGAGAGGATTGTAGTATGCGAAAGATTAAGAATGAATTCATGACACATTGGGATGGACTACTGACAAAAGCTGGTGAACGAGTCCTCGTTCTTGCTGCAACCAACAGGCCATTTGACCTTGATGAGGCGATTATCAGGCGGTTTGACCACAG AATTATGGTTGGTCTACCATCTGTGGAGAGCAGAGAGATGATCCTGAAGACTCTCTTGGCTAAAGAACAAGCCGAGGATCTTGACTTTAAGGAGCTTGCAACCATGACAGAAGGTTATACTGGAAGTGATCTTAAG CAGCTTATCGTCCTGTAA
- the LOC100247304 gene encoding cell division control protein 48 isoform X1, giving the protein MEQKQILLSALSLGIGVSVGLTLASGQTMSRWTGLLNCSAGAITEAQLEHELRGQVVDGKESKITFEEFPYILSKQTRGLLTSAAHVHLRLSDFSKHTQKLMPAGRAILLSGPAELYQRALAKALAQFFEAKLLLLDVNDFSLKMQSKYGCPRKEYSSKKSIPETTLKQISGFLGSFSILPQREETKAHIKCTSSWAFDEKHLLQSLYKVLVSVSETCSMILYIRDVDKLLLQSDRFYKLFRKMLDKLSGSVLILGSRMLDPDDEDNEMDERVSLLFPCNIEIEKPEDETHLDRWEAQLKEETKVIQFQDNKNYMAKVLAANDLDCDDLGSICYADPEILSDYTEEIVISAISYHLLNNKDPEYRNGKLVISSKSLSHGLSLFQEDAPNAESKVFPRCNEFESRIRPEVIPPNRIGVTFDDIGALDDIKESLEELVMFPLQRPEIFKGGLLKPCRGILLFGPPGTGKTMLAKAMANEAGASFINVSMSTITSKWFGEDEKNVRALFTLAAKISPTIIFVDEVDSMLGQRLEFGEDCSMRKIKNEFMTHWDGLLTKAGERVLVLAATNRPFDLDEAIIRRFDHRIMVGLPSVESREMILKTLLAKEQAEDLDFKELATMTEGYTGSDLKNLCMAAAYRPVRELAQQERMKKDKKKKQKADEGKSSEDASDTREEAKGERVIVLRPLNMEDMRQAKNQVAASFASDGAAMNKLKQWNELYGEGGSRKKEQLTYFL; this is encoded by the exons AtggaacagaagcaaatcttGCTGTCTGCTCTGAGCCTCGGGATCGGTGTTTCGGTTGGCCTTACTTTGGCCTCTGGACAGACAATGAGCCGATGGACCGGGCTGCTGAACTGCTCGGCGGGCGCAATTACAGAAGCGCAGCTTGAGCATGAGCTACGGGGACAGGTTGTGGATGGAAAGGAAAGCAAGATCACATTTGAGGAGTTTCCTTATATCCTCAG TAAGCAGACACGAGGATTACTGACAAGTGCTGCACATGTTCATCTAAGGCTCTCTGACTTTTCTAAGCACACCCAGAAACTTATGCCTGCAGGCAGGGCTATTTTGCTCTCAGGACCTGCTG AACTTTATCAGCGAGCACTCGCCAAAGCTTTAGCACAATTCTTTGAAGCAAAGTTGCTGCTGTTGGATGTTAATGACTTTTCTCTAAAG ATGCAGAGCAAATATGGTTGTCCCAGAAAAGAATAT TCTTCCAAGAAGTCCATCCCAGAGACGACATTGAAGCAAATCTCTGGGTTTCTTGGCTCTTTCTCAATCCTTCCCCAAAGAGAAGAAACCAAAG CTCATATCAAGTGCACAAGCAGCTGGGCTTTTGATGAGAAACATCTTTTGCAGTCGCTTTACAAG GTCTTGGTTTCAGTATCGGAAACATGTTCCATGATTTTATACATCAGGGATGTTGACAAGCTTCTTCTGCAATCAGATAGATTTTACAAATTGTTCCGGAAAATGTTGGACAAATTATCGGGATCAGTTCTGATACTTGGTTCCCGCATGTTAGACCCTGATGATGAGGATAATGAAATGGATGAAAGGGTGAGTCTTTTATTCCCTTGCAATATTGAAATCGAGAAACCTGAGGATGAGACTCATCTTGATAGATGGGAAGCCCAACTGAAAGAGGAGACAAAGGTGATCCAGTTTCAGGACAACAAAAATTATATGGCTAAGGTGCTTGCAGCAAATGATCTTGACTGTGATGATTTGGGTTCAATCTGCTATGCAGACCCTGAAATTCTAAGTGATTACACAGAAGAGATTGTAATATCTGCAATATCTTATCATTTGTTGAATAACAAAGATCCAGAATACCGAAACGGAAAGCTTGTCATATCTTCTAAGAG TTTGTCTCATGGATTGAGTTTATTCCAGGAAGACGCACCAAATGCTGAATCTAAG GTATTTCCACGTTGCAATGAATTTGAGAGTCGTATAAGGCCAGAGGTTATCCCACCAAATCGGATAGGAGTGACATTTGATGACATCGGTGCCTTGGATGACATTAAAGAATCACTGGAGGAGTTGGTCATGTTCCCTCTTCAAAGACCAGAGATCTTCAAGGGTGGGCTTCTTAAGCCTTGCAGGGGGATACTACTCTTCGGGCCTCCTGGTACTGGAAAAACGATGCTGGCAAAGGCTATGGCCAATGAAGCTGGAGCAAGCTTCATCAATGTCTCAATGTCCACCATCACTTCAAAATGGTTTGGTGAAGATGAGAAGAATGTTCGAGCTCTGTTCACACTTGCGGCAAAGATCTCCCCAACTATTATTTTTGTGGATGAGGTTGATAGCATGCTTGGGCAGCGACTTGAATTTGGAGAGGATTGTAGTATGCGAAAGATTAAGAATGAATTCATGACACATTGGGATGGACTACTGACAAAAGCTGGTGAACGAGTCCTCGTTCTTGCTGCAACCAACAGGCCATTTGACCTTGATGAGGCGATTATCAGGCGGTTTGACCACAG AATTATGGTTGGTCTACCATCTGTGGAGAGCAGAGAGATGATCCTGAAGACTCTCTTGGCTAAAGAACAAGCCGAGGATCTTGACTTTAAGGAGCTTGCAACCATGACAGAAGGTTATACTGGAAGTGATCTTAAG AACTTGTGCATGGCAGCAGCTTATCGTCCTGTAAGGGAGCTAGCACAACAAGAGAGAATGAAGAAGGATAAA AAAAAGAAGCAGAAAGCTGATGAAGGAAAAAGCTCAGAGGATGCTTCGGATACCAGAGAAGAAGCCAAAGGGGAAAGGGTAATTGTTCTGAGACCCTTAAACATGGAAGACATGAGGcaggcaaagaatcaggttgcTGCTAGTTTTGCTTCTGATGGAGCGGCAATGAACAAGCTGAAGCAGTGGAATGAATTGTATGGAGAAGGCGGCTCAAGGAAGAAGGAACAGCTGACCTACTTTCTATAG